A genome region from Conger conger chromosome 16, fConCon1.1, whole genome shotgun sequence includes the following:
- the ndufa6 gene encoding NADH dehydrogenase [ubiquinone] 1 alpha subcomplex subunit 6, which yields MATPAAARGAAGAVRVVKPIFSRDLDEAKRRVRELYKAWYREVPNAVTMFQLDISVQQGRDKVREMFHKNKHITDPRVIDMLVIKGKMELQETIHVWKQKTHIMRYFHETQSPRPTDFLSKFYSGHDP from the exons ATGGCGACACCAGCGGCAGCCCGCGGCGCAGCTGGAGCCGTCCGAGTTGTTAAACCTATTTTCAGTCGGGACCTGGATGAAGCCAAGCGTCGAGTTCGGGAGCTCTACAAGGCATGGTACCGAGAAGTGCCAAACGCAG TGACAATGTTCCAGCTGGATATATCAGTTCAGCAGGGCAGAGACAAAGTGAGAGAGATGTTTCACAAGAACAAACACATCACTGACCCCAGAGTAATTGACATGCTTGTTATCAAG GGTAAAATGGAGCTGCAGGAGACCATACATGTTTGGAAGCAGAAGACCCATATTATGCGGTACTTCCATGAGACCCAGAGCCCTCGCCCAACGGACTTCCTGTCCAAATTTTACTCTGGGCATGACCCTTGA